A region from the Cervus elaphus chromosome 10, mCerEla1.1, whole genome shotgun sequence genome encodes:
- the BAIAP3 gene encoding BAI1-associated protein 3: MSTLLEIKSSVLRQVQVCPSFRRRTEEEPASSSADPPEPAAGAWKPGDGVEFFAQMRLILKKGEGRQGLPCPEVLLRSRSPAPAEPVDPSRGLRTLSQEEVDMLYEEALYTVLHRAGTMGPDQVDDEEALLSYLQQVFGTGPEEHASAVERVKKAKAPTYALKVSVMRAKNLLAKDPNGFSDPYCMLGILPASGAVQEPSPHKEQRFSFRKGSKRGGPLPAKCIQVTEVKNSTLNPVWKEHFLFEIEDVGTDQLHLDIWDHDDDVSLVEACRKLNEVIGLKGMSRYFKQIVKSARANGTAGPTEDHTDDFLGCLNIPVREVPVAGEDRWFKLEPRSSASRVQGDCQLVLKLITTQRDTNMSQRGRSGFLSYLLLLSRLLQFEHRAEEPNSSSWRGELSGPAATVLCLHGAQNNLSALQLAVLCPEPGLRPRRHWQVSSRHHQTRTLDYGYLLGLLEDLQAHWEEAGSLPQEQEEGLADSFSAFSEFGLQLLRQLRDYFPASNSTAVYRLELLLKCLGKLQIFQPSFEICPFETELNMDIAAALKRGNREWFDRLLNTQSPREQPGPQRLAGLVKLADAVYEDLQSCYGIYASLFHSIIKVDFFTLTFRQLERLVAEEAWVLTEELSPKMTLEVASGLFELYLTLADIQRFWSSIPGRDSRSLALAGIHAPFLPAVKLWLQVLRDQTKWRLQGAVEVDTLEPMDASSKHSSSAATASLCFSHIQELWACLAWPDPAQAQRLGAQLSQDLCEAALFYTELLRKKVDAQPGAAGEAVSEPLCVVLNDVELLRKAAGQALRGLAWPEGAAGLEGTLPRPLLSCTQALDEDLQREARTVTAHLTSKMVGDVRKYVQHVSLSPDSIQNDEAVAPLLKYLDEKLALLNASLVKENLSRVLEALWELLLQAILQALGANRDVSADFYGRFHFTLEALVNFFHAEGQGLPLESLRDGSYKRLEEELRLHQCSTRECVEQYYLDKLKQRSLEHNRFGRLSVRCHYEAAEQRLAVEVLHAADLLPLDANGLSDPFVIVELGPPHLFPLVRSQRTQVKSRTLHPVYDELFYFSVPAEACRRRGACVLFTVMDHDWLSTNDFAGEAALGLGSVSGVARPQVGGSARAGQPVTLHLRRPRAQVRSALRMLEGRPNKEAQEFVKRLRELEKYMEADP, encoded by the exons ATGTCCACCTTGCTGGAGATCAAGAGCAGCGTGCTCAGGCAGGTGCAGGTGTGCCCATCCTTCCGCCGGAGGACGGAGGAGGAGCCGGCCAGCAGCAGCGCTGACCCGCCAGAGCCTGCGGCCGGGGCCTG GAAACCCGGAGATGGTGTGGAGTTCTTCGCCCAGATGCGCCTCATCCTGAAGAAGGGGGAGGGCAGACAGGGGCTGCCGTGCCCTGAG GTCCTGCTGCGCAGCCGCTCACCCGCCCCCGCAGAGCCCGTGGACCCCAGCCGTGGCCTGAGAACTCTGAGCCAAGAGGAG GTGGACATGCTCTATGAGGAGGCCCTGTACACGGTCCTTCACCGCGCAGGCACCATGGGCCCCGACCAGGTGGATGACGAGGAGGCCCTGCTGAGCTACCTGCAGCAG GTGTTTGGCACCGGCCCGGAGGAGCATGCCTCGGCTGTGGAGCGTGTGAAGAAGGCCAAG GCGCCCACCTATGCCCTGAAAGTCTCTGTCATGCGTGCCAAGAACCTGCTGGCCAAAGACCCCAACG GCTTCAGTGACCCGTACTGCATGCTGGGCATCCTGCCGGCCTCGGGCGCCGTGCAGGAGCCCAGCCCACACAAGGAGCAGCGCTTCAGCTTCCGCAAGGGCAGCAAGCGAGGTGGCCCACTGCCAGCCAAGTGCATCCAGGTCACCGAGGTCAAGAACAGCACCCTGAACCCCGTATGGAAGGAGCACTTTCTCTT TGAGATCGAGGACGTGGGCACAGACCAGCTGCACCTGGACATCTG GGATCATGACGATGATGTGTCCCTGGTGGAAGCGTGCAGGAAACTGAATGAGGTCATCGGCCTGAAGGGCATGAGCAG GTATTTCAAACAGATTGTCAAGTCTGCCCGTGCAAATGGGACAGCGGGGCCCACGGAGGACCACACTGATGACTTCCTGGGGTGCCTCAACATACCCGTCCGG GAGGTGCCTGTGGCTGGAGAGGACCGCTGGTTCAAGCTGGAACCACGCTCTAGCGCCTCCCGGGTGCAGGGCGACTGCCAACTGGTCCTCAAGCTGATCACCACACAG AGGGACACGAACATGAGCCAGCGTGGGCGGTCGGGCTTCCTGTCGTACCTGCTGCTGCTCAGCCGTCTTCTGCAGTTCGAGCACCGAGCCGAAGAG CCCAACTCGAGCAGCTGGCGCGGCGAGCTCAGCGGGCCTGCGGCCACCGTGCTCTGCCTGCACGGCGCACAGAACAACCTGTCGGCGCTGCAACTGGCTGTGCT CTGCCCTGAGCCTGGGCTGCGGCCCCGCAGGCACTGGCAGGTCAGCAGCCGCCACCATCAGACCCGCACCCTGGACTACGGCTACCTGCTGGGGCTGCTAGAGGACCTGCAGGCGCACTGGGAGGAGGCGGGCTCGCTGCCTCAGGAGCAG GAGGAGGGCCTAGCAGACAgcttctctgccttctctgagTTTGGGCTTCAGCTGCTGCGACAGCTCCGGGACTACTTCCCTGCCAGTAACAGCACAGCCGTCTACCGCCTGGAGCTGCTGTTGAA GTGTCTTGGCAAGCTGCAGATCTTCCAGCCTTCGTTTGAGATCTGCCCCTTCGAGACGGAGCTAAACATGGACATTGCTGCTGCCCTGAAG AGAGGCAACCGTGAATGGTTTGACAGGCTCCTGAACACCCAAAGTCCTCGTGAGCAG CCAGGCCCACAGCGCCTCGCCGGGCTGGTCAAGCTGGCTGACGCCGTCTACGAGGACCTGCAGTCCTGCTATGGCATCTACGCCAGCCTCTTCCACAG CATCATCAAGGTCGACTTCTTCACCCTCACCTTTCGGCAGCTGGAGCGTCTG GTGGCTGAAGAGGCCTGGGTGCTGACAGAGGAGCTGAGCCCCAAGATGACCCTGGAGGTGGCCTCAGGGCTCTTTGAGCTCTACCTGACCCTGGCGGACATCCAGCGCTTTTGGAGCAGCATTCCGGGCCG GGACAGCCGTTCCCTCGCCCTGGCTGGCATCCACGCCCCATTCCTGCCCGCTGTGAAGCTTTGGCTGCAGGTGCTGCGGGATCAAACCAAGTGGAGGCTTCAGGGAGCCGTGGAGGTGGACACA TTGGAGCCCATGGATGCCTCCTCCAAGCACAGCAGCTCTGCAGCCACTGCCAGCCTCTGCTTCAGCCACATCCAGGAGCTGTGGGCCTGCCTGGCATGGCCTGACCCTGCCCAGGCCCAGAGACTAGGCGCCCAGCTCAGCCAG GACCTGTGTGAAGCCGCCCTCTTCTACACAGAGCTGCTGCGAAAGAAGGTGGACGCTCAGCCTGGGGCAGCCGGAGAGGCAGTGAGCGAGCCT CTCTGCGTGGTCCTCAACGACGTGGAGCTCCTCCGCAAGGCTGCTGGCCAGGCACTGCGTGGCCTGGCGTGGCCAGAGGGGGCTGCAGGGCTGGAGGGCACACTCCCACGGCCCCTGCTCAGCTGCACGCAGGCCCTGGACGAGGACCTGCAGCGGGAGGCCCGAACCGTGACGGCACACCTGACCTCCAAG ATGGTGGGTGACGTCAGGAAGTATGTGCAGCACGTCAGCCTCTCGCCCGACTCCATCCAGAATGACGAG GCCGTGGCCCCCCTCCTGAAGTACCTGGACGAGAAGCTGGCTCTGCTGAACGCCTCGCTGGTGAAGGAAAATCTAAGCAG GGTGCTGGAGGCCCTCTGGGAGCTGCTGCTGCAGGCCATTCTGCAGGCTCTGGGAGCGAACCGAGACGTGTCTGCCGACTTCTACGGGCGCTTCCACTTCACGCTGGAG gccctggtCAACTTTTTCCACGCTGAGGGCCAGGGTCTGCCCCTGGAGAGCCTGAGAGATGGAAGTTACAAG AGACTGGAGGAGGAGCTGCGCCTGCACCAGTGCTCCACGCGGGAGTGCGTCGAGCAGTACTACCTGGACAAGCTCAAGCAG AGATCCCTGGAGCACAACCGGTTCGGGCGCCTGAGCGTCCGCTGCCACTACGAGGCGGCCGAGCAGCGGCTAGCGGTGGAGGTGCTGCACGCCGCCGACCTGCTCCCCCTGGACGCCAACG GCCTAAGCGACCCCTTTGTGATCGTGGAGCTGGGTCCGCCGCACCTTTTCCCGCTCGTCCGCAGCCAGAGGACCCAGGTCAAGAGCCGGACGCTGCACCCCGTGTACGACGAGCTCTTCTACTT CTCCGTGCCCGCAGAGGCCTGCCGCCGCCGTGGCGCCTGCGTGCTGTTCACCGTCATGGACCATGACTGGCTGTCCACCAACGACTTCGCGGGGGAGGCAGCCCTGGGCCTGGGCAGCGTTAGCGGCGTCGCGAGGCCCCAGGTGGGAGGGAGCGCGAGGGCCGGCCAGCCGGTCACCCTGCACCTGCGCCGGCCGCGAGCCCAAG tgaGGTCGGCGCTTCGGATGCTGGAGGGTCGCCCCAACAAGGAGGCGCAGGAGTTTGTCAAGAGGCTCCGGGAGCTGGAGAAGTACATGGAGGCGGACCCCTGA
- the UBE2I gene encoding SUMO-conjugating enzyme UBC9: MSGIALSRLAQERKAWRKDHPFGFVAVPTKNPDGTMNLMNWECAIPGKKGTPWEGGLFKLRMLFKDDYPSSPPKCKFEPPLFHPNVYPSGTVCLSILEEDKDWRPAITIKQILLGIQELLNEPNIQDPAQAEAYTIYCQNRVEYEKRVRAQAKKFAPS, from the exons ATGTCGGGGATCGCCCTCAGCAGACTCGCCCAGGAGAGGAAAGCTTGGAGAAAAGACCACCCGTTT GGTTTCGTGGCCGTCCCGACAAAGAACCCTGACGGCACAATGAACCTCATGAACTGGGAGTGCGCCATTCCTGGGAAGAAGGGG ACTCCATGGGAAGGCGGCTTGTTTAAACTACGGATGCTGTTCAAAGATGATTACCCATCCTCACCGCCGAAAT GCAAGTTTGAACCGCCGCTGTTCCACCCAAACGTGTACCCCTCGGGCACGGTGTGCCTGTccatcctggaggaggacaaggacTGGCGGCCAGCCATCACCATCAAGCAG ATCTTATTAGGAATACAGGAACTCCTAAATGAACCAAATATCCAAGACCCAGCTCAAGCAGAGGCCTACACGATCTACTG CCAAAACAGAGTGGAATATGAGAAAAGGGTTCGAGCACAAGCCAAGAAGTTTGCTCCCTCATAA